One Pseudomonadales bacterium genomic region harbors:
- a CDS encoding cytochrome c5 family protein — MKILCAWILAVSFTLTASAQELGKTFQKTCGFCHQSGVAGAPKIGDRAAWEPRLKKGMKVLVESVVSGKGAMPPKGLCANCGTEDYRALINYMAAQ, encoded by the coding sequence ATGAAAATATTATGTGCTTGGATATTAGCTGTTAGCTTTACACTCACAGCATCGGCGCAGGAGTTGGGAAAAACCTTCCAAAAAACCTGTGGTTTTTGTCACCAATCGGGGGTCGCTGGAGCACCTAAAATCGGCGACAGAGCCGCTTGGGAACCGCGCTTGAAAAAAGGCATGAAAGTCTTAGTTGAGAGTGTTGTGAGTGGTAAAGGCGCAATGCCTCCGAAAGGTTTATGTGCTAACTGCGGGACAGAAGATTATCGAGCGTTGATTAATTATATGGCGGCTCAGTAA
- a CDS encoding thiol:disulfide interchange protein DsbA/DsbL, whose protein sequence is MRKLIKKSFLILLMMPLLACAEAEQEFRAGEHYVELPRAASTSAPEGKIEVVELFWYGCPHCYQLEPRLEKWATELPNDVKFVRMPAVMGRGWELHARAYYAAALLGVEGKTHAALFDAIHKKRENLFDQKSLAGFYAKYDVKEADFNQAFNSFSVNSKIMQSKNRQKDYRATGVPAIIVNGKYRVGAGMKAGEDGLFEVVNYLIRKERKAMKQD, encoded by the coding sequence ATGCGGAAATTAATTAAAAAAAGTTTTCTTATTTTACTCATGATGCCATTGTTAGCCTGTGCTGAGGCTGAACAGGAGTTTCGCGCGGGTGAACACTACGTTGAGTTACCAAGGGCCGCCAGCACCAGTGCTCCTGAAGGGAAAATCGAGGTTGTGGAGCTGTTCTGGTATGGTTGCCCGCATTGTTACCAATTAGAACCACGTTTAGAAAAGTGGGCAACAGAACTACCCAATGATGTAAAATTTGTACGTATGCCTGCAGTGATGGGGCGTGGTTGGGAACTACATGCTCGCGCCTATTATGCCGCTGCCTTACTCGGGGTTGAGGGTAAAACCCATGCGGCCTTATTTGACGCGATACACAAAAAACGTGAAAACCTTTTTGACCAAAAATCGCTAGCCGGATTTTATGCAAAATATGATGTTAAGGAGGCCGACTTTAATCAGGCCTTTAATTCCTTCAGTGTTAATAGCAAAATCATGCAATCGAAAAACCGCCAAAAAGACTACCGAGCAACTGGTGTACCCGCCATTATCGTTAATGGAAAATATCGCGTCGGAGCTGGTATGAAGGCGGGCGAAGATGGACTATTTGAGGTTGTCAATTACCTCATTAGAAAAGAGCGTAAGGCGATGAAGCAGGACTAG
- a CDS encoding endonuclease/exonuclease/phosphatase family protein — protein sequence MLRHFSTNLKRSANRSPATLVSFDDTQKNGPPKTHRTSLKLLSYNIQIGIQSQAYRHYVTRGWQHVLPHSQRSENLDRIASTLSHFDIVALQEADGGSIRTGHINQVRYLAEAAGFPYWYQQLNRNLGKLAQHSNGVLSQLKPQVIEDHKLPGLLPGRGAIVLRYGSLQVPLVLVILHLSLGQRARNNQLSYIKELIKDYRHVVVMGDLNSNASAILKQLSPLSERGLTSPSGVFNTYPSWKPIHNYDQILVSSSLTIKHVEVLDRTLSDHLPIAMEIELPDVPGFVCAS from the coding sequence ATGCTTCGACATTTTTCGACTAATTTAAAACGTTCGGCCAACCGTTCGCCTGCAACGCTAGTGTCTTTTGATGACACGCAAAAGAATGGGCCGCCGAAGACCCACAGAACGAGCTTAAAGCTACTCAGTTATAATATCCAAATCGGCATACAGAGTCAGGCGTACCGTCATTATGTGACGCGCGGCTGGCAGCATGTTCTTCCACACTCCCAGCGTTCCGAGAATCTAGACCGCATTGCATCAACCTTGTCGCACTTTGATATTGTTGCGTTGCAGGAAGCGGATGGTGGCAGTATACGTACTGGGCACATTAATCAAGTACGATACTTGGCGGAGGCTGCTGGGTTTCCCTATTGGTATCAGCAGCTCAATCGAAATTTGGGTAAGTTGGCGCAGCATAGTAATGGCGTGCTCAGTCAGCTGAAACCCCAGGTTATTGAAGATCATAAGTTGCCTGGCTTATTGCCTGGACGTGGCGCCATCGTGTTGCGCTATGGCAGTTTGCAGGTGCCTTTAGTGCTAGTCATATTGCACCTTTCGTTGGGTCAGCGCGCGCGCAACAATCAGCTTTCCTACATTAAAGAGCTGATTAAAGATTATCGGCATGTGGTGGTGATGGGTGATTTGAATAGCAATGCCAGTGCCATACTTAAACAACTCTCACCCCTGAGTGAAAGGGGGCTTACATCGCCATCGGGTGTCTTCAATACGTATCCGAGCTGGAAGCCGATTCATAATTATGATCAGATTCTTGTCAGTTCCAGTTTGACAATCAAACATGTAGAAGTGTTAGATCGTACCTTATCTGATCACCTGCCGATAGCGATGGAAATTGAATTGCCGGATGTTCCAGGGTTCGTCTGTGCTAGCTAA
- a CDS encoding TonB-dependent receptor, with amino-acid sequence MIKQISLLAVSILIGSTNLSYAEFAEEDELALSYGDEDFISIATGRKQPIAKAPSVSSVITAEQLRDIGAKDISEALETVPGLHVSIQAAGYSPVYTIRGVHSEVNPQVLLLVNGVPLTNIFTGSRGQVWGGMPVENISRIEVIRGPGSAVFGADAFSGTINIITKTANEINGLESGFSSGSFDTHRGWLLYGGEINSWEVAFSIEASDSSGQHQKVVADAQSFLDANLSTFSSLAPGGVATGGESIDVRADISKGYWRFRLGYQGRREIGTGAGASQALDPVGEGQSDKINFDITYKNIEAIQDWDIEARVSYFDVSTQTDLILFPAGAFETVFPGGFPDGVIGRPDVYERHYRIDTSAFYTGIDGHDIRMGAGFHYLDQYRIEESKNFFILATPSGPLPVPLGALVDVTNTMPYNREEVREVSYLFVQDEWKLIRDWSLTAGVRYDHYSDFGDTVNPRFALVWDTAYNFTTKLLYGKAFRAPSFAEQFNINNPVAIGNDSLDPEIIDTYELAFDYVYSPHLRMGLNVFYYEMQDIIKFTPTAENTGDQTGQGLEFEFEWKASDDLSVRGNYAYQDSEDEDTNSDAPNAPQQQFYLRADYRLTSAWSLNSQLNHVKDRARAFGDLRPDVDDYTTVDLTVRGKDLLPGLEVAFSVRNLTDEDVFEPSLAPGLIPNDLPLAGRSIFAEIRKSW; translated from the coding sequence ATGATTAAGCAAATAAGCTTATTAGCTGTTTCGATTCTAATTGGGTCAACTAATTTAAGCTATGCGGAATTTGCGGAAGAAGATGAGTTGGCTTTGTCATACGGTGATGAGGATTTCATCAGTATCGCTACTGGGAGAAAGCAGCCTATAGCTAAAGCTCCGTCCGTTTCTAGTGTAATAACTGCTGAACAGTTACGTGATATTGGGGCCAAAGATATTTCTGAAGCATTAGAAACAGTACCAGGTCTACATGTCTCCATACAGGCCGCTGGTTATAGCCCGGTTTATACAATTCGGGGTGTTCATTCAGAAGTTAACCCGCAAGTTCTTCTCCTTGTAAATGGGGTTCCCCTCACTAATATTTTTACCGGAAGTCGGGGGCAGGTATGGGGTGGAATGCCGGTAGAGAATATTTCTAGAATTGAAGTAATACGAGGTCCGGGTTCAGCAGTTTTTGGTGCAGATGCGTTTTCTGGAACAATTAATATCATTACAAAGACCGCAAATGAGATTAATGGCTTGGAGTCGGGCTTCTCGTCGGGATCTTTTGATACACACCGAGGATGGCTGCTCTACGGTGGTGAAATTAATTCTTGGGAGGTTGCGTTCTCTATTGAGGCATCAGATTCTAGTGGTCAGCACCAGAAAGTAGTTGCTGACGCACAATCGTTTTTGGATGCTAATCTTTCAACCTTTTCTTCATTGGCTCCCGGAGGAGTTGCTACAGGAGGGGAGTCGATAGATGTTAGAGCTGATATTTCAAAAGGATATTGGAGGTTTAGGCTTGGATATCAGGGCCGTCGAGAAATAGGTACGGGAGCGGGAGCAAGTCAGGCGTTAGATCCTGTAGGTGAAGGTCAAAGCGATAAAATTAACTTCGATATTACATACAAAAATATAGAGGCAATTCAAGATTGGGATATTGAAGCGAGAGTTAGTTATTTTGACGTGTCTACGCAAACCGATCTTATACTATTTCCTGCAGGAGCGTTTGAAACAGTTTTCCCAGGCGGATTTCCAGACGGGGTAATTGGTAGACCTGATGTGTACGAGCGTCATTATCGTATAGATACCTCTGCGTTTTATACGGGGATTGATGGGCACGATATTCGTATGGGCGCGGGTTTTCATTATTTAGATCAATACCGTATAGAAGAATCGAAAAACTTTTTTATCTTAGCAACACCCTCTGGCCCCTTACCGGTGCCTCTAGGTGCCTTAGTTGATGTTACAAATACGATGCCTTACAACCGTGAAGAAGTTCGCGAAGTATCCTATTTGTTTGTTCAGGACGAATGGAAGCTTATTCGAGACTGGTCCCTTACCGCCGGTGTGCGCTATGACCACTATTCCGATTTTGGCGATACTGTTAATCCCCGCTTTGCATTAGTTTGGGATACCGCTTACAACTTCACGACCAAACTTCTTTATGGCAAGGCATTCCGTGCGCCCTCTTTTGCCGAGCAGTTTAATATCAATAATCCCGTTGCGATTGGTAATGACAGCCTTGACCCTGAAATTATTGATACTTATGAGCTTGCCTTTGATTATGTTTACTCCCCGCATTTAAGAATGGGCCTCAATGTTTTCTACTATGAAATGCAGGATATCATTAAGTTTACGCCGACGGCTGAAAACACGGGAGACCAAACCGGGCAAGGCCTGGAGTTTGAGTTTGAATGGAAGGCCAGTGATGACCTAAGTGTTCGTGGTAATTATGCCTATCAGGACTCGGAAGATGAGGACACGAATAGTGATGCACCCAATGCCCCGCAGCAGCAATTCTATCTGCGAGCGGATTACCGATTAACCTCCGCCTGGAGCTTAAACTCTCAGTTGAATCATGTGAAAGATCGCGCCCGTGCGTTTGGGGATTTACGCCCAGATGTGGATGACTACACCACAGTTGACCTCACGGTGCGGGGTAAAGACCTTTTGCCAGGCCTGGAGGTGGCGTTTTCTGTGAGAAATCTAACCGATGAGGATGTCTTTGAGCCGTCTCTTGCTCCAGGACTTATTCCTAATGACTTACCCCTTGCGGGGCGTAGCATATTTGCTGAAATAAGAAAATCTTGGTAA
- a CDS encoding thiamine pyrophosphate-binding protein, with translation MSIDLISIERQCESEPSAVDINVGDLLVAYLEQLKVEYVFGIPGGAIEPLYNALARSARRGGPKAIIARHETGAAFMADAYARNTGRLGVCCSTTGPGATNMLTGVASSFENSTPLLVITPQTSLNKFGRKAMQESGDTGIDLVGMYQFCTRYSTLVSHVEQFEHKLVSAIMTAFSSPSGPTHISIPSDILHAKVAAGPSYNIHKLLQRPMMQDDFSVNELIKLLTASKKTVFVLGVGAREAASQVIDVALALKATILTTPDGKSFISPYHPQFRGVIGFAGHRSANKALSDPAVDTVVVVGASLGEFTSNAWDTGAMLNNRLIHVDELEANFTRSPMAKLHVRGRIATIFEHVIASLAEREQKQKVIALIEDHQRSRPTSIENNRKDSSENMHFELDDPRKIFDDSIPIKPQWLMHQLTQIFPVNTRFLADTGNNLAWAIHYLNPFDRRVGQRRQLSRWNSEQHRYDYGRRQRSNALFQVCAEFCSMGWSPGSAIGTALANPGEPVVCIVGDGSFLMSGNEITVALQEKLSVIFLVLNDTSLGMVKHGQILNESESIGHYLPKVNFSALAEAMGIPGYKVTTPKELKALNIDVICHRAGPTLIEVIIDPDEVPPIATRIKGMN, from the coding sequence ATGAGCATTGATCTCATTAGTATAGAGCGGCAATGTGAAAGTGAACCTTCGGCTGTTGACATCAATGTTGGGGATTTGTTGGTTGCTTACCTCGAACAGCTCAAAGTCGAATATGTTTTTGGTATTCCGGGCGGTGCTATTGAGCCCTTGTATAATGCGCTAGCGCGCAGCGCCAGACGCGGTGGACCGAAGGCCATTATTGCGAGACATGAAACCGGTGCGGCCTTTATGGCGGATGCCTACGCGAGAAATACTGGTCGGCTGGGGGTTTGCTGCTCAACTACAGGACCGGGTGCTACCAATATGCTTACCGGGGTTGCCTCTTCTTTCGAAAATAGCACACCGCTGTTAGTGATTACACCGCAAACTTCGCTAAATAAATTTGGCCGCAAAGCGATGCAGGAATCGGGCGATACTGGCATTGATTTGGTGGGGATGTACCAGTTTTGCACACGCTATAGTACGCTGGTCAGCCATGTGGAACAGTTTGAGCATAAGCTGGTGTCTGCCATTATGACCGCTTTTAGCTCTCCTAGTGGGCCAACGCATATTAGTATTCCGTCAGATATACTCCATGCCAAAGTGGCTGCCGGACCTTCCTATAATATTCATAAATTACTGCAGCGTCCTATGATGCAGGACGACTTTTCGGTTAACGAACTCATCAAACTTTTGACCGCATCCAAGAAGACTGTATTTGTGTTGGGCGTTGGCGCAAGAGAAGCTGCCAGCCAAGTTATTGATGTTGCGCTGGCCCTAAAAGCCACTATTTTAACGACACCGGATGGTAAAAGTTTTATCAGCCCTTACCACCCACAGTTTCGGGGCGTAATAGGTTTTGCTGGCCATCGTAGCGCTAATAAAGCGCTCTCAGATCCTGCTGTTGACACAGTGGTGGTAGTTGGCGCGTCATTGGGTGAATTCACTTCAAACGCCTGGGATACAGGAGCGATGCTTAATAACAGGTTGATTCATGTCGATGAATTAGAAGCGAATTTTACGCGATCACCGATGGCGAAATTACACGTACGGGGAAGAATTGCAACAATATTCGAGCATGTTATTGCCAGCTTGGCGGAGCGTGAACAGAAACAGAAAGTTATTGCGCTAATTGAAGACCACCAGCGCAGTCGGCCCACTTCAATCGAAAATAATCGCAAAGATAGCTCTGAAAATATGCACTTTGAGCTGGATGATCCACGAAAAATTTTTGATGACAGCATTCCTATTAAGCCACAATGGCTAATGCATCAACTGACACAAATTTTTCCGGTCAACACGCGTTTTCTGGCTGATACCGGCAACAATCTCGCTTGGGCAATTCATTACCTGAACCCCTTTGACCGACGCGTCGGGCAACGTCGACAGCTATCACGTTGGAATAGCGAGCAGCACCGCTATGATTATGGTCGACGGCAGCGCAGTAATGCGTTATTTCAGGTTTGTGCGGAATTTTGCTCGATGGGCTGGTCGCCCGGTAGTGCCATTGGCACAGCGTTGGCAAACCCAGGTGAGCCTGTTGTCTGTATTGTTGGTGATGGCAGTTTTCTTATGTCAGGAAATGAAATTACCGTAGCGCTGCAAGAGAAGTTGTCGGTCATTTTCTTAGTGCTCAACGACACTTCGCTCGGCATGGTAAAACATGGGCAGATACTCAACGAATCTGAAAGCATCGGTCATTATTTGCCAAAGGTTAACTTTTCTGCGCTTGCAGAAGCGATGGGCATTCCCGGATACAAAGTGACAACGCCCAAAGAGCTTAAAGCTCTCAATATTGATGTGATCTGCCATCGAGCAGGCCCAACACTTATTGAAGTAATTATAGATCCCGACGAAGTGCCGCCTATCGCGACACGTATTAAGGGTATGAATTAA
- the polA gene encoding DNA polymerase I: MSNTNNAPLVLVDGSSYLFRAFHALPDLRTTNKQPTGAVRGVISMIRRLMKDYPNSHIAVIFDAKGKTFRHDLYAEYKANRPPMPDDLRVQIEPIHRIIEAMGIPLLVIDDVEADDVIGTLATQATEHQFETVISTGDKDMAQLVSEHVSLVNTMDGTKTDRQGVVDKFGVPAERIIDYLALVGDSSDNIPGVPKCGPKTAVKWLNQYGSLQVVMQHADEIGGKVGENLRSVLDILPLSYQLATIKTDVALDVTPESLTHQEPDRETLLRWFKELEFKTWVAELESDCPPTEVVSAEAKSEGEIGSNQATDYEVVLDKANFEKWLDKINRADLVAFDTETTSLNYMEAKLVGVSLAVTPYEAAYIPVGHDYLGAPAQLELSYVLAELKPFLESSDHRKVGQNLKYDMNILANHEVMLAGIAQDTMLQSYVLNSTERHDMDSLALKYLGHETIHFEDVAGKGAKQLTFNQVEMESAGKYAAEDADITLRLYRQMRPMLEAVPSLQRVYQEIELALVPVLSRIECKGALVDAKMLGQQSQELAERLLEIERQAFDMAGEEFNLGSPKQLQVIFYEKLGLPILKKTPKGQPSTAEPVLQELALDYPLPKVILEHRSLSKLKSTYTDKLPLQINPKTGRIHTSYHQAVAATGRLSSSDPNLQNIPIRTAEGRKIRKAFIAPEGYKLVAADYSQIELRIMAHLSQDKGLLEAFAKGMDVHRATASEVFNTRFDDVSNEQRRSAKAINFGLIYGMSAFGLGRQLGIARKEAQAYIDRYFERYPGVLTYMDNIRSQAAEKGYVETLFGRRLYLPEINARNAMQRQAAERTAINAPMQGTAADIIKKAMIEVDRWLAKDKPDAQVIMQVHDELVLEVAEPALDLVTQKLREHMSSTVKLDVPLIVDIGIGDNWDEAH; the protein is encoded by the coding sequence ATGTCAAATACAAATAATGCCCCCTTAGTTCTGGTAGACGGTTCGTCTTACCTGTTTCGTGCATTTCACGCACTGCCCGACCTGCGCACTACTAACAAGCAGCCCACAGGTGCGGTTCGCGGCGTCATCAGTATGATACGTCGTTTGATGAAAGACTACCCTAACTCGCATATTGCCGTCATCTTTGATGCCAAAGGAAAAACCTTTCGACATGACCTCTATGCGGAATATAAAGCTAATCGTCCGCCGATGCCGGATGATCTCAGAGTACAGATTGAACCTATCCACCGCATTATTGAGGCGATGGGGATTCCTTTGTTAGTGATCGACGATGTTGAGGCAGACGATGTTATCGGTACTCTGGCAACACAGGCCACGGAGCATCAATTTGAAACGGTGATCTCTACTGGCGATAAGGATATGGCGCAGCTGGTAAGCGAACATGTCAGCCTGGTCAATACGATGGATGGCACTAAAACGGATAGGCAAGGGGTTGTCGATAAATTCGGAGTGCCAGCCGAGCGCATCATTGATTATCTGGCGTTGGTGGGGGATAGCTCGGATAATATTCCCGGCGTCCCTAAATGCGGCCCGAAGACTGCGGTTAAGTGGCTGAATCAATACGGATCTCTGCAAGTGGTCATGCAGCATGCCGATGAAATTGGTGGTAAAGTCGGTGAAAATTTACGCAGCGTACTAGACATTTTACCCCTCTCCTATCAACTGGCCACGATTAAAACGGATGTTGCTCTGGACGTGACGCCGGAATCCTTAACCCACCAAGAACCAGATCGAGAAACCTTGTTGCGTTGGTTTAAAGAGTTGGAGTTTAAAACCTGGGTGGCGGAACTTGAATCTGACTGTCCGCCAACTGAAGTGGTTAGTGCAGAAGCTAAGAGCGAAGGCGAAATCGGTTCAAATCAGGCGACAGATTATGAGGTTGTGCTCGACAAAGCTAACTTCGAAAAATGGTTGGATAAGATCAATCGGGCAGACTTAGTCGCTTTTGATACGGAAACCACCAGCCTGAATTATATGGAAGCAAAATTGGTGGGTGTTTCCTTAGCGGTAACCCCCTATGAGGCGGCTTATATACCGGTTGGACATGACTATTTGGGCGCGCCAGCTCAGCTGGAGCTGAGTTATGTACTGGCGGAACTGAAGCCTTTTCTGGAAAGCTCAGATCACCGCAAGGTCGGACAAAACTTAAAATATGATATGAATATTTTGGCCAATCATGAGGTCATGCTGGCCGGTATTGCGCAGGACACTATGCTGCAGTCCTATGTGTTGAACTCGACCGAGCGCCACGACATGGATAGCCTGGCATTAAAATATTTAGGCCACGAAACCATCCATTTTGAAGATGTTGCAGGGAAAGGCGCGAAACAACTAACCTTTAATCAGGTTGAAATGGAGTCGGCGGGTAAGTACGCCGCCGAAGATGCGGATATCACTTTGCGGCTATACCGGCAAATGCGCCCGATGCTTGAGGCGGTGCCCTCTTTGCAAAGGGTGTATCAGGAGATTGAATTAGCTTTAGTGCCGGTGCTTTCTCGTATCGAATGTAAGGGAGCGTTGGTGGATGCAAAGATGTTGGGGCAGCAAAGCCAAGAATTAGCAGAACGCTTGCTGGAAATAGAAAGGCAAGCCTTTGACATGGCGGGGGAAGAATTTAATCTGGGCTCGCCAAAACAACTACAAGTGATTTTTTACGAAAAGCTGGGCTTACCAATATTGAAGAAAACCCCGAAAGGACAACCCTCCACAGCAGAACCAGTGTTACAGGAATTAGCGCTGGATTACCCATTGCCGAAAGTGATATTGGAGCACCGCAGTTTAAGTAAACTCAAATCTACCTACACCGACAAACTGCCACTTCAGATCAATCCAAAAACTGGACGAATTCATACCTCCTATCATCAAGCTGTGGCGGCTACCGGGCGTTTATCTTCTTCAGACCCCAATTTACAGAATATTCCAATTAGAACGGCAGAGGGACGAAAAATTCGTAAAGCTTTTATCGCCCCCGAGGGATATAAATTGGTTGCGGCGGATTACTCCCAAATCGAGCTGCGGATTATGGCCCACCTATCGCAGGACAAAGGTTTACTGGAAGCCTTCGCCAAAGGAATGGACGTGCACCGCGCGACCGCCTCAGAGGTGTTTAATACCCGTTTTGATGATGTTTCTAACGAGCAACGTAGAAGTGCCAAAGCCATTAATTTTGGTCTGATTTACGGCATGTCTGCGTTTGGTCTTGGGCGCCAGCTGGGAATTGCCCGCAAAGAAGCACAGGCCTACATCGACCGTTATTTTGAACGTTATCCGGGGGTGCTAACCTATATGGATAACATCCGCAGTCAGGCCGCCGAAAAGGGTTATGTGGAGACTTTGTTCGGTCGCCGCCTTTATCTGCCGGAAATTAATGCGCGTAACGCTATGCAAAGACAAGCGGCGGAGCGAACAGCGATCAACGCACCCATGCAAGGCACAGCAGCGGATATTATCAAAAAAGCAATGATTGAGGTCGATCGGTGGTTAGCGAAAGATAAGCCGGACGCGCAGGTGATTATGCAGGTGCACGATGAGTTGGTATTAGAAGTGGCGGAGCCAGCACTGGATTTGGTAACGCAAAAACTGCGTGAACACATGAGTTCGACGGTCAAATTGGATGTGCCATTGATTGTCGACATTGGTATTGGCGATAATTGGGACGAGGCACATTGA
- a CDS encoding citryl-CoA lyase gives MAEEKEKKKEFIHSKIWEEIPEPDNPFAAAACYCSGYDVYGDLLGKISWIEYLYLLFKLEPPTKDQAKLLEGLAVAIANPGPRDLSVRGAMNGGVGGSTAAACLMAALAPGAGQYGGAREVYLAVKLWNKCGFDLNCWQESVKNYEKDEKLEVWPEMEHPPGFDPHGVSCATPVKQTLKYLSGISSGAALKWLLAYQTEVEQAADCPLAMTGVVAAALVDLKFDAEQAEILFLLLRLPGAAAHALEQKHQGWRKYPFFSKGVVLTNDPGPSLE, from the coding sequence ATGGCCGAAGAAAAAGAGAAAAAGAAAGAGTTTATACATTCCAAAATCTGGGAAGAAATACCCGAACCGGATAACCCCTTTGCGGCTGCTGCTTGCTATTGTTCTGGCTACGATGTTTATGGCGATTTGCTGGGCAAAATAAGCTGGATTGAATATTTATATCTTTTGTTCAAATTAGAACCTCCAACAAAAGATCAAGCGAAACTATTAGAAGGCTTGGCGGTTGCTATTGCCAATCCTGGGCCACGGGATTTGAGTGTGCGAGGAGCGATGAATGGTGGCGTGGGTGGTTCTACAGCTGCTGCTTGCTTGATGGCTGCTTTAGCGCCGGGAGCCGGTCAATATGGCGGGGCAAGAGAAGTATATTTAGCGGTTAAGTTATGGAACAAATGTGGTTTTGATTTAAATTGCTGGCAAGAATCCGTCAAGAATTATGAAAAGGATGAAAAGCTTGAAGTTTGGCCTGAGATGGAGCATCCACCAGGATTTGATCCGCACGGCGTCAGTTGTGCTACGCCAGTAAAACAAACGCTTAAATATTTGTCCGGTATAAGTAGCGGTGCTGCCTTGAAGTGGCTATTAGCCTACCAAACTGAGGTAGAACAGGCTGCGGATTGTCCGCTCGCGATGACAGGTGTTGTTGCAGCGGCGTTGGTTGATTTAAAGTTTGACGCTGAACAGGCGGAGATACTTTTCTTATTACTACGGTTACCTGGAGCGGCAGCCCATGCCTTGGAGCAAAAGCACCAAGGTTGGCGTAAATATCCCTTCTTTTCAAAGGGCGTGGTACTGACAAATGATCCAGGCCCAAGTTTAGAATAA
- a CDS encoding cytochrome c4, whose amino-acid sequence MRIQFLSLVLGMSLAGYAVADGDAQAGQTKAAACGACHGADGNSFVAAFPKLAGQNTNYLVKQMKDIMSGARSVPTMAGQLDGKSDQDLADIAAYFASQKVSAGEAKKELVALGERLYRAGDKDIGVAACTACHSPTGSGNSAAGYPALRGQYADYTAAQLKAFRDGQRTNDGDAKIMSTVTYRLNNAEIEALASYIQGLH is encoded by the coding sequence ATGAGAATACAGTTTTTGAGCTTAGTTTTGGGGATGAGTTTGGCGGGTTACGCGGTCGCTGATGGCGATGCCCAGGCCGGTCAAACGAAAGCTGCCGCATGCGGCGCTTGTCATGGTGCTGACGGGAATAGTTTTGTGGCTGCGTTCCCTAAGTTAGCGGGTCAAAATACGAACTATCTGGTTAAACAGATGAAGGATATTATGTCGGGAGCACGTTCAGTGCCGACTATGGCCGGACAGCTGGATGGTAAGTCTGACCAGGATTTAGCAGATATCGCCGCATATTTCGCTAGCCAGAAAGTGTCTGCGGGTGAAGCGAAAAAAGAGTTAGTTGCCTTGGGTGAAAGACTTTATCGAGCCGGCGACAAAGATATTGGGGTTGCTGCTTGTACCGCCTGCCATTCACCTACGGGCTCTGGTAACTCGGCAGCAGGGTACCCTGCGCTGCGTGGGCAGTATGCAGATTATACTGCTGCGCAACTGAAAGCATTTCGAGATGGTCAGCGTACTAATGATGGCGATGCTAAAATCATGAGCACGGTCACTTACCGTCTTAATAATGCTGAGATTGAAGCTCTGGCAAGTTATATTCAAGGGCTGCATTAA
- a CDS encoding YihA family ribosome biogenesis GTP-binding protein: MNNTLKNPFQQTGFLTSAARLNQCPSEEGREVAFAGRSNAGKSSAINAITQQKKLAKTSKTPGRTQLLNFFSVTTAEHRLVDLPGYGYAKVPLAQKKKWEIFIDDYLRNRTSLCGLFLIMDIRHPLTEFDQSILKWTRECQLPTHILLTKADKLKFGPAKSTRLKVEQALKSSPLATVQLFSGTALTGVEEARNKLAAWLQLG; the protein is encoded by the coding sequence ATGAATAATACCCTCAAAAATCCATTTCAACAGACTGGTTTTCTAACCAGCGCAGCAAGGCTCAACCAGTGTCCGTCGGAAGAGGGCCGGGAGGTTGCGTTTGCAGGACGCTCCAACGCCGGCAAATCAAGCGCAATCAATGCCATAACTCAGCAAAAAAAATTGGCCAAAACCAGTAAAACACCTGGCCGCACCCAATTACTCAATTTTTTTAGTGTGACAACAGCTGAACACAGGCTGGTTGACCTACCGGGCTATGGCTATGCGAAAGTACCGTTAGCGCAAAAAAAGAAATGGGAAATTTTTATCGACGACTATTTGCGTAATCGTACCAGCCTGTGCGGGTTATTTTTAATTATGGACATCCGCCACCCACTGACTGAATTTGATCAATCCATTCTGAAATGGACCCGCGAATGCCAGCTGCCCACTCATATTCTATTAACCAAGGCGGATAAATTGAAATTCGGCCCAGCAAAGTCCACTAGATTGAAAGTTGAGCAAGCTCTGAAAAGCTCACCGCTTGCCACCGTACAGCTATTTTCTGGAACCGCCCTGACCGGTGTCGAGGAAGCTAGAAATAAATTAGCCGCATGGTTGCAGTTGGGATAA